The Fimbriimonadaceae bacterium genome includes the window TTATGGGGACGAGAAGCCGCTATGGCGAAGCGGAGTCATGAAACCGGGGAACGCGGCAAAGCCCGTCGATCTGGACTTGAAGGGCATCAAAATGCTCATCCTGTTTGTCGGTGACGGTGGAGATGGCATCAATTACGATCACGCAGATTGGGTAGACGCTTCCATCACGATGAGCTCTGGCGCGCCGATACCGATCGCCGCGCCTGAAGAAAAGGCCGTCATTCTCACCCCGCCCCCACCCAAAGAGCCAAGGCTTACCGGTGCAAAGGTCTTTGGATCAAAGCCCGGCAATCCTTTCCTCTTTACCGTCACGGCAACGGGAGAGAAACCGGTTCGATTTAGCGCGCAGGGCTTACCCAGGGGCCTCAGCCTCGATGGTACGACCGGACGCATCACCGGCACAACTCCCGTCGCTGGGACCTACAAAGTCAACGTCACCGCAACGAATAAGCACGGCAAGGCCACCCGGGAATTGAGGATTGTCGCTGGCAATACTATCGCCCTCACCCCACCGCTGGGTTGGAACAGCTGGAACTGTTGGGGCGGCGCTGTTTCACAAGACAAGGTCCTTCGCAGCGCTAAGGGCATGGCACAGCACCTCAAAGACCACGGCTGGACCTACGTCAACATCGACGACGGCTGGCAGGGCCTGCGCGGAGGTAAATACAACGCGATCATGCCTAACATGAAGTTCCCCGATATGGGCGGGCTCGCAACCCAGATACACGACATGGGGCTCAAAATCGGGATCTACTCCACACCTTGGAGGGGCAGCTACCTTGGGCATATCGGGGGCTCGGCAGACAATCCCGAAGGAACTTACGAATGGACCAAAACCGAAGCCGACGAGAACTACAAGATCAAAACGAACCCGGGACGACACTTTACATTCGGCAAATATAGCTTCATCGACAAGGATGTCCAGCAGTGGGTGGATTGGGAGATTGACTACCTAAAGTACGATTGGGGTCCCTGGAAGGTCGAGGACGTCGAGGCGATGAGCAAGCTCCTGCGCGAGTCGAAGCGTGATTTCGTCTACAGCCTCTCAAACAGCGCCCCCTTCCCTCTCGCTCACGAGTGGGCAGCTCGCTCACACGCTTGGCGCACGACAGGCGACATCTATGATGCGTGGGGCAGCGTGGCTTCCATCCTCGACACTCAAGACAGGTGGAATAAGTTTGCTGGTCCGGGACACTGGAACGACCCCGATATGCTCGTCGTTGGCATGGTCGGCTGGGGCCCAAATCTGCACCCCACCCGGCTCACTCCGAACGAGCAGTACGCCCACATCTCCATGTGGTGCCTCCTCGCCGCCCCGCTCCTGTTGGGCTGCGACTTGGAGAATCTTGATCCATTCACGCTCAACCTCCTCACCAACGACGAAGTCCTCGCCGTCAATCAGGACCCCCTCGGCAAGCAAGGCAAGTTGATCTGGAAGGCAGAGGAGCAAGAGATTTGGGCCAAACCGCTTGAAGACGGTACAACCGCCGTCGGTCTTTATAACAAAGGGGAGTTTCCCGCAAAGATCACGGTCAATTGGGATCAAATAGGGCTCAATGGAAGCGCCGTCGTTCGCGATTTGTGGCGTCAGCGTTCACTCGGCTTCCACAAAGACAGCTTTAGTGCGACAGTGCCCCGACACTCCGTGACATTGGTCAAGATCGGAGCTGCGAAATCGTGAAAGCCGCGTTCTGTATTAGTCTCGCTGTACTCGCGGCAGCAGGATCGGCTCAATCGCGCGACGAGGTCTTCGGAAACATCCGCATCCAGGCGCTCAGCGATACGGTAATTCGTATCGAGCAAAAAGGTCGAGGGGGCTGGGAGGACCGCTCGACTTTTCATATTCAGCGCAAGAAGTGGCGAGGCTCGGCCTACTTCGCCGACCGCGAAGACGATGATGATTTCGAGATGTTCACGGAGAATTGGGAGCTG containing:
- a CDS encoding NPCBM/NEW2 domain-containing protein, whose protein sequence is MLTFIALATFAQASKIYAIESLDLKAMRQDWGTPQVNRSVDKNPLRIAGKTYARGIGTHATSVLYLKLDGKGTRFQAMVGVDDESANQPATVEFRIYGDEKPLWRSGVMKPGNAAKPVDLDLKGIKMLILFVGDGGDGINYDHADWVDASITMSSGAPIPIAAPEEKAVILTPPPPKEPRLTGAKVFGSKPGNPFLFTVTATGEKPVRFSAQGLPRGLSLDGTTGRITGTTPVAGTYKVNVTATNKHGKATRELRIVAGNTIALTPPLGWNSWNCWGGAVSQDKVLRSAKGMAQHLKDHGWTYVNIDDGWQGLRGGKYNAIMPNMKFPDMGGLATQIHDMGLKIGIYSTPWRGSYLGHIGGSADNPEGTYEWTKTEADENYKIKTNPGRHFTFGKYSFIDKDVQQWVDWEIDYLKYDWGPWKVEDVEAMSKLLRESKRDFVYSLSNSAPFPLAHEWAARSHAWRTTGDIYDAWGSVASILDTQDRWNKFAGPGHWNDPDMLVVGMVGWGPNLHPTRLTPNEQYAHISMWCLLAAPLLLGCDLENLDPFTLNLLTNDEVLAVNQDPLGKQGKLIWKAEEQEIWAKPLEDGTTAVGLYNKGEFPAKITVNWDQIGLNGSAVVRDLWRQRSLGFHKDSFSATVPRHSVTLVKIGAAKS